The Candidatus Baltobacteraceae bacterium DNA window GATGTACCGGTCGGCGGAGAAGGGCCGCGTTTGGGTATCCACGGCTTAACTCGCTTGCGCGGAAGGCATGTCGACGTCGCCGTTGGTCAGCGCGCGGCGCGCTTCGCGCAGTTGCGTCGAAACCTTGGCGTCGATCGTTCCCGCCTCCGTTTCGACCACGACGCCGCCGCGGTCCACGCGCTGGTCTTCGACGATGCGCAGGTGTTCGACGTCATTGCTGGCGGCAGTGCCTTCGCGATGCTTGCGCAGAATTTCGGCGTCTTCGGGATTGACGCGCACCGTGACGATCTCGCGGCCGACCAGCCGGGTGAGCGCGTGCCGGACGTTCTCGAGCACGACGTTCGGATCGATCGCTACGTGATCGTACACGACGCGTTCGGCGACGGCCATCGCCAGACGTACCAGCTCCGGCTCGGCCGTTTCGATGATCGTGGTGCGCTGCTCGCGTGCGTTCTCGATGAGCTCGTGCATCGCGGCGACGTCTTCTCCCAACTCGGCATAACCGGCGGCGCGGCCCGCGGCAACGCCCTCGTCGTGCCCGCGCACGCGTGCCTGCGATTCAATCTCTTCGACCCGCGCCGTGGCGCGCGCGACCATCTCTTTGGCGCGCGCCGCAGCGTCGCGCAAGATGCCTTCGCCGTCGCTGCCGGCCTTGTCGATCAGCGCTCGCGCATCCGCGCGGACCTGCTCGAAATCGACCTGCGGCTCGACCAGCTCGGCCTCGACGTGGCCGTTGCCGTTGAACATCGCGTCGTCGAACGCGAGTTCGTCGTTTGACGTACCGAACGCACCGAGTTCTGCCGCGATCGTCTCGAGCTCGCGTTGAATCTCCGGAACGACGAGTATGTACGCTTCCTTTACGAGCTTAGCGCCTTTTACAATCTTGCCCAAGGTACCGCGCTCTTAGACTAGCCGTTCGTCTTTGGCACCGCGTGCGATGACGATCTGACCGTTACCCCAATGTGCTTCGCACATCGGGGACCCCGTTGCTTTAACAGGCGCTCCGGTGCTGCGCACCTGCGCGCCCCCCAGCGGCGAAGCCGCCGGGGCCCCCACCGAAGAAAACGGGAAAGATACGGACACAGCCATCAAACGAGCCGTTCGTCTTTGGCACCGCGTGCGATGACGATCTGACCGTTTTCTTCTAACGTACGAATGACGTCGACGATCTGCTGCTGTGCTTTTCCGACTTCGCGCATGCGCGTCGGGCCGAGCAGCTCGATGTCTTCCTTGAGCATCGCCGAGGCACGCGATGACATATTCTTGTAGATACGCGCCAGCAAGTCGTCGTTGGAGACCTTGAGCGCGAGCGCCAGATCCTTGCCGTCGACTTCCTTGAGGATGCGCTGGATCGAGCGATCGTCGAGATTGGCGATATCCTCGAAGACGAAGAGCAGGTTCTTGACTTCTTGCGCCAGCTCGGGATCGCGTTTGGCCAGTCCGTCGAGGATGTTCTTTTCGGTCTCGCGGTCGACGAAGTTCATCACGTTGGCGAGCGACTGCACGCCGCCGGCCTTGGCAAAATCCGATCCGCTCACGAGCAGGCGGCGTCCGAGCAGTTCATCGAGTTGTTCCAAAACCTCCGGGGCCGTCTTTTGCAGGATGGCGATGCGCATCGCGACTTCGGCCTGCAGCTCGGGCGGCAGCGCCGAGAGCACCGCGCCGGCCTGTTCGGGCTGCATGTAGACCAAGATGAGCGCGATCGTTTGCGGGTGCTCGTCTTGAATGAACTGCAGCAGTTGTGCGGGCTCGGTCTTCTTGATGAGTTCGAGCGGATTGCCGTGCTTGAGTGCGGCGAAGAGCCGGCTCGTCATGTCGTCGGCTTGGCCCGCGCCGAAGCTGCGCTCCAGAATCTCCTTGGCGTACTCGATGCCGCCTTCGTTGATGTACTTGAGCGCGATCGCGCGCTGATACGCCTCTTGAATGACGGCGTCGCGCTTTTCGATCGGGACCGTCGTAACTTTGGCGATCTCGAGGACGATGCGCTCGACCTCGTCTTGGCGCAAGAACTTGAAGATCGTCGCCGAGAGTTCCAGGCCGAGCGTGATGATCAGGATCGCGGCCTTCTCGGGGCCGGAGATCTCGATCGCCGGAACTTCCGGGAAGGACATCATCGGCGGCTCGGTCGTGCCGACGCTGGAGAGATTGACGATCGGCGACTCCATCTATTCGGCCAGCCAGAGCTTCACGAGCTTGGCGATGCTGTCTGGGTTCTCTTGCGCGACCGTCGTCACGTACTCGATCATCTGCTCGCGAGTAAGATCCGCGGCGGAACGAATCGGTGCGGAGACGCCGGGCGCGCCTTCGAGCATCGGGTGCTCTTCGAAGGGCGGTAACTCTTCGGCAAGCGACGTATCGAATGCCGGAAGTTCCGTGGCAGGCGCGAACCGGCGGCGAGCGCGCGTCGCCAAGAGGCCCAACACGCCGAGCACCGCGACGCCGCCGAGCACGGCCAGTACCCAAACCGGGATGCCGAAGACCGTCGTCGTGACCGAGGACGGTGCGGTCGGCGCGAGCGCCGGATTGAACGGAACCGCTTCGACGGAAACTTGGTCGCCCTGCGCGAGATCCAAACCCGCGGCGGCGATGACGACGTTGCGAATTTGCTGGACGTTCGCCGGCGTCAACTGATACGGCGCGGCTGCGACGGCGAGCGGCGTACCGTTGGGCGCCGTCGTCACCGGCGACGAGTTCACCAGCACGGCAACGCTAGTCTGCGATACCTTCCCGGGCGCGTCGATGTGCTTGACGTTCTGCACTGAAATGTCGTAGTTCGTCGTCGACTTCGAGTGGTTGTACCGGTTGTTCTGGGTGGGCTGCGTCGCCTGATAGGTCCCGATGTTGCTGGTGGTGCCCGGAACGCCCACCGCCGGCTGCTGGCGCTGCGCCGTTCCGACGTTGGATTCGCGCTCGAGCTGTTGCGAAAGCACGGTGCCCTGCGGTGCGTACACCTTGCTCTCGGTCGACGTGGCGTCGAAGTCCATCTTGGTCGAGACGCGCGCGACGGCGCGTTTGGGACCGAGCGTGTCGTCGAGCATCGATTGAATGCTCTGCTGCAAGGCCGTCTCGTAGCGCTGCTTTGCCAGCAACTGTTCTTGCGTCATGCGCAGCGCGTCGGGCTGCGACGTGTCGCCGCTTCCCGTCGGACCGACGCCGGGCAGCAAAATGCGGCCGTCTTGGTCGACGATCGTCACGTTCTCGGGCTTGAGGCCTTCGACCGCGTTGGTAACGAGCATCGTGATGCCCTTGACCTCTTGTTCGGAGAGATCTTGTCCGGGCTTGGTCTTGATCGCGATCGAGGCCGTCGTCGGTTCCTGCGACGACGAGTAGAGCGATTGGTCGGGCGTCGCGATGTGCACGCGCGACGTTTCGACCGGATCGAGGCCGTCGATCGTGCGCTGCAGCTCGCCTTCGATCGCGCGCGTCTTGTCGAGCTTCTCTTGGAACTCCGTCATGCCGAAGTTCGTGCGGTCGAACAGCTCGTAACCGGTTCCCCCGCCTTTGAGCAGCCCGGATCCGGCGATTGCGACGCGTTCGTCGCTCAAGTTCTGATCGGGAACGTACACCGTCTTGCCGTCGGCGGAAAGCTTGTAGGGAATTTTGTCTTCCTTGAGCCGATTGGTGACGGCGGCGGCGTCTTCACTCGAGAGATTGGAGAACAGCGTCGCATATGCGGGCTGACGCCCCACATAAAGGTAGGCGAGCATGACGGCGGCGAGGACCACGATAATGCCGCCGGTGGCGGCGAGAACCCGAGTCTGCCGGTTTTGGGCTTCCCAGAGTGCGGCCAACCGGCCGCGAATATCGCCTAAAGTGGCAACAAAACGTTCCACGCGTTCTCTCTACTCTGTCTCGAGGCCGGCCTTGGCCCGCGGCGCCGGACGTCCATTTCCAACGCTACTATCCCGCCGTACAGTCTGCCGTGCGGTGGGATACTAACCCGGGTATCGGTCGCTTATACACAGCGTTTGAGTAAGATTTCGTAATCATTGTGCGAGTTGGTCCCGTTCTCGGCCAACCGATACCATCGTCACCGGAACCCCGAGCAGCTCCTCCAATCGGCCGACGTATCGACGAGCCGCTTCGGGAAGGTCGGCAACGCGCCGGCAGGCGCCGATCGGCTCGCTCCAGCCGTCCATTTCTTCGATCTGCAGCTCTAGGCCGGCATCGCCCGCGGCGCCGAAATCGGCGGACTCTCCGGCGAGGCGATACCCCGTGACGATGCCGATGCGGTCGAAGCCGCTGAGCACGTCGAGCTTCGTGATCGCGGCGCTGGTCAAACCGTTGAGCCGCACGGCGTAGCGCGCGGCGACCGCGTCGAACCAGCCGCATCGGCGTGGACGCCCGGTGACCACACCAAACTCACCGCCCTGTTTGCGCAGCCGTTCGCCGCGCTCGTCGAGTAGCTCCGACGGAAACGGTCCGCCGCCGACTCGCGTGCAGTAGGCTTTGACCACCCCGATGACGCTGCCGACGGCGGTCGGACCGATACCCAGTCCGATGCACGCGCCGCCCGCAATCGTGTGCGAGCTCGTCACGTAGGGGTAGGTGCCGTAACCGACGTCGAGCAGCGACCCTTGCGCGCCCTCGATCAGGACGCGTTTGCCCCTTTCGAGGCGCTCGTGAATGTACGCGACGCCGTCCACGATGTAGGGTGCGATACGCTCCGCGAGCGGTCCGCCTTGCGCGACGAACGCGCCGTAGGTTAGGCCGTTGCGACCGACCTTGTCGACGTAGGCGGGGCCGATGCCGCGGCCGGTGGTTCCGATGGCCTTGTCGCCGCGAGCCTTCTCGGCGTCGCGGTCGCGCTGCGCGTGTTCGGGCAAAACGACGTGGGCGCGGTCGGAGAGACGCACGCGGCGCGAGACGTCGATGCCGCGCACCGCGAGCCGATCGAGTTCTTCTAAGAGTCCGGTCGGGCTCACGACCGTGCCGCCGCCGATGAAGAGTTCGACGCGCTCGTTGAGCACGCCCGACGGAACGATCCGCAAGGCGAGCTCGGTGTCGCCGACAACGATCGAGTGGCCCGCATTATCGCCGCCGCCAAAGCGCGCCACCACGTCGTAATCTTTGGCATACAAGTCGACGATCCGGCC harbors:
- a CDS encoding FliH/SctL family protein — encoded protein: MGKIVKGAKLVKEAYILVVPEIQRELETIAAELGAFGTSNDELAFDDAMFNGNGHVEAELVEPQVDFEQVRADARALIDKAGSDGEGILRDAAARAKEMVARATARVEEIESQARVRGHDEGVAAGRAAGYAELGEDVAAMHELIENAREQRTTIIETAEPELVRLAMAVAERVVYDHVAIDPNVVLENVRHALTRLVGREIVTVRVNPEDAEILRKHREGTAASNDVEHLRIVEDQRVDRGGVVVETEAGTIDAKVSTQLREARRALTNGDVDMPSAQAS
- the fliG gene encoding flagellar motor switch protein FliG, with the translated sequence MESPIVNLSSVGTTEPPMMSFPEVPAIEISGPEKAAILIITLGLELSATIFKFLRQDEVERIVLEIAKVTTVPIEKRDAVIQEAYQRAIALKYINEGGIEYAKEILERSFGAGQADDMTSRLFAALKHGNPLELIKKTEPAQLLQFIQDEHPQTIALILVYMQPEQAGAVLSALPPELQAEVAMRIAILQKTAPEVLEQLDELLGRRLLVSGSDFAKAGGVQSLANVMNFVDRETEKNILDGLAKRDPELAQEVKNLLFVFEDIANLDDRSIQRILKEVDGKDLALALKVSNDDLLARIYKNMSSRASAMLKEDIELLGPTRMREVGKAQQQIVDVIRTLEENGQIVIARGAKDERLV
- the fliF gene encoding flagellar basal-body MS-ring/collar protein FliF; protein product: MERFVATLGDIRGRLAALWEAQNRQTRVLAATGGIIVVLAAVMLAYLYVGRQPAYATLFSNLSSEDAAAVTNRLKEDKIPYKLSADGKTVYVPDQNLSDERVAIAGSGLLKGGGTGYELFDRTNFGMTEFQEKLDKTRAIEGELQRTIDGLDPVETSRVHIATPDQSLYSSSQEPTTASIAIKTKPGQDLSEQEVKGITMLVTNAVEGLKPENVTIVDQDGRILLPGVGPTGSGDTSQPDALRMTQEQLLAKQRYETALQQSIQSMLDDTLGPKRAVARVSTKMDFDATSTESKVYAPQGTVLSQQLERESNVGTAQRQQPAVGVPGTTSNIGTYQATQPTQNNRYNHSKSTTNYDISVQNVKHIDAPGKVSQTSVAVLVNSSPVTTAPNGTPLAVAAAPYQLTPANVQQIRNVVIAAAGLDLAQGDQVSVEAVPFNPALAPTAPSSVTTTVFGIPVWVLAVLGGVAVLGVLGLLATRARRRFAPATELPAFDTSLAEELPPFEEHPMLEGAPGVSAPIRSAADLTREQMIEYVTTVAQENPDSIAKLVKLWLAE
- a CDS encoding adenylosuccinate synthetase, whose translation is MNKLSLTSSSKADVIVGIQWGDEGKGRIVDLYAKDYDVVARFGGGDNAGHSIVVGDTELALRIVPSGVLNERVELFIGGGTVVSPTGLLEELDRLAVRGIDVSRRVRLSDRAHVVLPEHAQRDRDAEKARGDKAIGTTGRGIGPAYVDKVGRNGLTYGAFVAQGGPLAERIAPYIVDGVAYIHERLERGKRVLIEGAQGSLLDVGYGTYPYVTSSHTIAGGACIGLGIGPTAVGSVIGVVKAYCTRVGGGPFPSELLDERGERLRKQGGEFGVVTGRPRRCGWFDAVAARYAVRLNGLTSAAITKLDVLSGFDRIGIVTGYRLAGESADFGAAGDAGLELQIEEMDGWSEPIGACRRVADLPEAARRYVGRLEELLGVPVTMVSVGRERDQLAQ